The Pyrus communis chromosome 14, drPyrComm1.1, whole genome shotgun sequence sequence AGCCACCCTTACATTTGTTTTTCTATAAGGATTTGGTATCATCTTGGCGTAAAGATCTTATAAATTTCTGTCTTACACTTTCATTTCTTtgaatgggggggggggggtatcATCTTTCTAGAATACCTTATATGGGCATCTACAATCCTCACCAATTTTTATCTAGATTTTTTAGCTGACTTCAAGCTTCTATGCAGCGTTTTAGTTCCTTGATTTGGGTTGGAGGGTTAATAATGCAAATGATCGTTGCTTTTAGTGATCTGTTCTCTTTCATGTCGAACATAaacatttaattttgttttgtgattttttaattTCCAGTGAGGGGAACAATATTTGGAGTTCTATATATTGTTCTGGGAAAGCGAGTTTGGTTTTTCCCGAACATTCTCGCCGAGGAAGCTACTTTGAGAGAACTATTCCGTTTCTGGCCCAAGAAGGATGAGGAGGAGCGACCAAAGTGGACAACAAGGGTTTTCTATGCGGCAGTTGCAGTGCTGGTCATATTGCTGCTGAGGCACCATGCTCCTGATGAAGCTGCCAGAGCCAGGTGAGTTCTAAACCGACCAAATAAACCGTAATCGAGGGGAGGGGGCACTGGCGGATTCCGCCGAAGGAGTAAAATTTAGAAACATTCAGATCCACAATAATTTGAAGACCTTTCTTCTTTATATTTAATCTTTTGTTGGGACGCTAAATACGCAATCATAGATGCTCTGCCTGCCTGCTAACATGCTGATTCTATTTTCTGCTTCTTGGTGTTGCGAATCATACTAATGGTTGACTCTACGTTGTTGCAGGTACCAGAAACGTGTATCTAACATTATCGATGATGTTATCGAGTGGTCTCCAAGATTGGCGCTTTCTGGGATGATGGAGAAGCAGCAAACTGTGGTCAACGCGACAGAGCCTAGCGATGCAACAGAGGAAGAGGTGACACCACCTGATGGCATCGATGCAGAAACTTTCACAGTGCAGTACGATGCAGAAGTAAGTGAAAATCTAGAGAACAATGACGAAAACCTAGACAGTAGTGAAGAAAACCTAGACAACAAAGATGAACTAAAACACGACGACATATAAACTATGCAATACCCGAAAGAACACACTGCCTTCTCTTTGCCCTTTCCCTTTAAATTCGAGTGTAAAACCGTGTATCAGACAATAAAGCAATTAGTTACAGAATTGTTCTTGGATTAAGAATCTGTGAAAAATTTTGTGAGGTTTAGTAGTGTGCTCCTACATGACTACTTGGATTGTAATTATCGGGTTATTACTCTGGGTAATACACAAATATTACTAGGCTTTTCAGATTATTATTTGTTACTAAGCAGATGACCGTTTTGTATTTTCgtttagttttcactttttcgTGCGTGCTTTGTTGGGACTACAACATAATGCAGCGTAAAGGACGGAACTGGTATTAAGCGAGATTATATGaatatgaaacaaaaaattgaaagtgAAAGCAAGCTTAAAATTGctttaggtttttaatttttagttttcccAACACACTTTTCTAGAATTGTAGCACAAACGAAACATCCAACGctaaaaacgaaatagttaCCAAACGGGTTCATAACAATACCAGGATTCGACCTGCATATCGCtctttaaaacttgaaaaagttCCAAAACACCTGCCAAGGAAAGTTCAGTTTCTAAAAGATGAGACGTCTATGCAGTTTGGAAAATCTGCAAATCACATTCTATGAAACGGATAGATGGATCTGAATAGGATTATCATGCAGGGGAATAATACTCAAAATCACCGGCAGCCATAAGTACACAGAACAAGCAGTTAACAACGACAACCAAAAAACAACTGAAATTCCATTCTCTTTCCAAACCCACATCTCAAAATGAAGGTGACAAACACAATACACAAGATGGTTGATGCATTAAACAAGAGTACGACTCGTTTAAATTTCCGTCTTTCCGTCTTTCGTATGTACTTAGAATTACTGAAAACTACTCTGTACATTAGGCAGAAGTAGGAAGGGACGTAATGAAAGTGTCAAAAGGACTTCACCGACGCCAAATGACCCTTCAATATCTCTCCTTCCCTACATTTATGCCTCGAGCTCAAGAACACAGCCAAGAATGAATTGCCGCCTGACAAACACATTGCCAAAGAGATCCAAGGGGGACTCGCCCCGTGTCTGGTAGAGTCCACAGCATCTGCCTCCAGTGGTTCACTGGATGGCAAGACGCCTCTGTGAGGCCTGGTTCGAAGATATGCTTCCCCGTTGCTGGCCTGTACAATCTCCTTCTTCCCCTCTCTTGCCCGAGTATGAAGGATATATCGAAGCCTGCAGGCCACCATGGGGCTGGTAGCAGCCACTACCATTTGCATAATTGTGAGCTACATACGCATCGTGCACTTGGGAACCTCTTGCTTCCCGTTGACTATTGGGGGAATTCCATGTTTCGGCAGAATCTGATGGAAAGGGTTCTGAACCCGATGAACTGCCAGATTGTGATGAGTGGGCTGGACCAGAACTTGTACCCTTTTCTTGTCCAGTGCTGTTTGAAGTATCACCATTAGGTTTCTTTGCAAAACGTCCTCCAGTACCTCTCGCCCTTCTCATAGCATGTTGATGTCGTGATTCATGAAGATACGGctgtagaaaataaaattaaagaacaattTACCAAAAGTTTATATGCTTGCAAGCTATTCATATTACATAGAAACACAAACACTAACAATTTGAGTTGCTTTTACCAAACTGATACCAAATATGGGTAACACAGCAATTGAAAGCTCCATAGTAACGACATGTACTTCACATGGCAAACCATAAATGTATATCCTAAGCAAGCACATACTTCCATTGGCAGTGTGCAGGTGACAATGCATCCCTCTACGCATACTTCACGGACATTGCATAGCCATATTCAGGTAGGCATATTTATCTAATTTACCTTATTAAAAACTCAATTACAACGACACTAATGCATAAACTTTAAGGAGCATGCAAATCTTTTAATGGAAAGAAACAGAGTAGACAGCCAAATAAGTTCATTGACGCAATAGAGACTGGACAGTGCACAAGTCATATAAGTTGTTCCTGTTATGGAGGTATACCAAAGACCACACATTATACAACTATGTAAGCTTTAGTGTTATACACAAAAGTGAGCACTCAGACAATTCTCAAAGCTCTTTTCAAACAATCACAAAGCTTCGATTGAATTGTGATTATGTAAAAGTCAATATTTTCTATAACCAAAGAGAACAGGCCCAATAAATGTCTTACCAAAAGTGAGAGATACGGTTCACAGGCACATGAAGCATATATACAGTACATCTATATGAAATATAACATATTTATAGTACAAATACTTGTGTATGGGTTCTACCTTCCTGACTTTTATTAGCTTCCTTTCAAGTTCTGCTTTTGCACGTGCCTGTCTTCGCCTGAGAATACCTTGGTATTGTTTTGCATTTACATACACAGGTTCCTGTGCCATCTCAAGAGGCAATGGCATTCTAGCAGGCGGCATTCCAAGAAAAGGAGGATAACCCTGACCAGTTGAAACAGCATTTAACAGTCTCACACATTTACTTATCATAAGATTTACTACTACATAAACTTCCAAATGCACCAAGATTAAATCGATATCATACCCAAGAAACATAATTTGAACGGGTTCAATGTTATAACTAATCTGTTTTTCACCACTACCACCATGATGCAAGACAACACAAAGTGGGCTTCTAACCAAGATTGTGGTAGGCTTTAGATGGCGAAAGATTTAGACATAAAAGAAAATcaggaaaaaacaaaagatttaGGACTGCTGTAAATTTTGGCTAAGTTTGGGAGAGAGACTTCCAAATTCCAAGGGTTTGAGGTCAAGTTAGTAAGGAATAGACCACAAAATGTTGATAGGAGGCAATAGAAATGCACTCCATGATCATTGCAAAGGTATGCAGGAGGGATTTGCAAATGACTACTTGGAAGGAGTCATTTGCAAATCCCTCATGCATTCCTTTTCAATGATCATGGAGTGCATTTCCAATCCTTCATTCCTAATGTTTTGTAGTGTGTTTCTTCCTCACTTAGCCTAAATCCCTTGGGGCTTGGAAGTCCCTCACCCAAACTCAGACTTAGAGAAATTAGAGTTATATAGAATAACACAGACGAGACGACACAAGATAAAATGCACGAGGACATATCAAGGCACCAAGCCCTTCAACAACACTTTTGTTTATCCAAAACTAATTTGCATTACAGAAGACAACTTTCTTTATTGTCTTCACAGAATCGTAGACATACTTGGTCTAATTACCAGGAAGGAGACTCATAAGAAAACTAAGACATTCAATACTtctaaaaaaccaaaagaaaactaTCCAATATCTGATTTGCTCTGATTTACTTTACAGAAGATAGCTTTCTTGGTAGTCTTCAAACCGAATTCCCTGACTTCTAGAAACACAGTCTGCCTCAATGGTAAGAAACTCTGAGAATACAAAAATATTCAATACTCCCAAGATCCAAAATAAATTGATTGTTAACAACAGTCAACATGAACTCTTAGATTGACTTTTTTAAAACTTatatattttacaattttatggATTCTAGCATTATCATAGGtagttttctttaaataaaaaagttctATTGTAGGAATTGTGATTAGTCTTGGGATTTTCTCTCCATAGACTCGATAGATAAGATTATTTCATTATCTCCATTGTCCCCATCCAATTTGTTGAAATTCTATAATCTTATAACATTGCACCAATTCCTAGCTAACCCATTATAGGACGTACACAAAAGTGGACAACTCAAACTACTCTGAGGATGTACATTAGCCACCGAATAGTATGGAGAAAAACATTAAGAAGAATACGACtgcaaaacaataaagaaaaaacagaaaaatcctATAGTTTTAGTAAACCAGTCAGATcaggaataaataaataaataaataatgtcatAGAATTGAAAAATAACTGAAGAAAATGAACTGTCAGTAAATGCTTAAATACATTTAGAAATACAGACTGTTGGAGTCAGTAAGGTAAGTATAACATCTGCATAAACTGAAGTTACTGAACCATTAGGTCATTGCACGgaaaataaaaacacacaaatCCAACATGACATGTAAGATGGTATTGCACACAAGGATATTATTGTTTAACATACCAAAGGTGGATGTCCATAAGCTGCCATCATTCCACCATAATAAGGATCCTGATAAGGATTTGAAGCACAAGCCTACAAACAAATGCATAAAAGCTAGACTCTTACATTCCAAAAACATGCAAGTACGAGTACCTGAACTTCAACATTACAGAATCCAATTTTTGATGACTATCAGCAGAGTCGGACTAGTTCTGAGGCAAAAAATCATTAAGAAAGTAATATGAACTTACAATAGAGTGACCAACAAGTTCAAGCTGTGGTGGTTGCGCAAGGCAATCATCACGCACTGTGGGTACACTGGATCCAGCATGCTTTACATTGTGGTGGTCTTGCCTATAATTTCCAGCTGAAGttgaaacaaaatattaaaaactgaATCCAACTAAGAGGGGGGAAAAGCATCATACCAAATTCCCAGATATAATAGGAAGTGCTACCTGATCTTGGAGATGTAATATGTGAATCTTTGGCAGTATCATCATCATCTTTATTTGCCTCATCATTGGACAAAGATTGATCATCATTAGACTCTGACCTACCATTTGGGCATTCTAACGAAGATGAGTTGGATGCATTCCTCCCAGTTCCAGTTGGGGAGATGGGATTATATCCAACACTCTGCCACCATGGTTCCGAATAAACACTGCTTGGTGGGATGGTACGAGGATGTAG is a genomic window containing:
- the LOC137714906 gene encoding nuclear transcription factor Y subunit A-1-like, yielding MQPKSEAENRLHPRTIPPSSVYSEPWWQSVGYNPISPTGTGRNASNSSSLECPNGRSESNDDQSLSNDEANKDDDDTAKDSHITSPRSAGNYRQDHHNVKHAGSSVPTVRDDCLAQPPQLELVGHSIACASNPYQDPYYGGMMAAYGHPPLGYPPFLGMPPARMPLPLEMAQEPVYVNAKQYQGILRRRQARAKAELERKLIKVRKPYLHESRHQHAMRRARGTGGRFAKKPNGDTSNSTGQEKGTSSGPAHSSQSGSSSGSEPFPSDSAETWNSPNSQREARGSQVHDAYVAHNYANGSGCYQPHGGLQASIYPSYSGKRGEEGDCTGQQRGSISSNQASQRRLAIQ